The following are encoded together in the Luoshenia tenuis genome:
- a CDS encoding carbohydrate kinase family protein gives MEKKYDVIGMSLSCVDILNRIPAMPPVNTGAPILQYSTQGGGKVASGIVASARLGAKCAFITVLGDCPNGKFMLQDFKDHGIDTSHIIIDEGKESAISVVLSDDATHSRTIFHYPGTARKYTPADFSKELIASARILHISDCSDASFQAAKWAKESGVKVLIDADKYTPELDEMIHYIDYFIASEFYYESKFQGQGSYEENARKLKAEGPEVVLFTLGEKGVVGVDETDSYFEVEGFSVEAVDTTGAGDVYHGAYAYAALQEDWTTPQRARFCNAVSAIKCTRMGGRAAIPTREVALRFIETGEIDYSEIDQRVERYRRIGV, from the coding sequence ATGGAAAAGAAATATGACGTTATCGGCATGAGCCTGTCCTGCGTGGATATTTTAAACCGCATCCCTGCCATGCCCCCGGTCAACACCGGCGCGCCCATCTTGCAGTATTCTACCCAGGGCGGCGGCAAGGTGGCCAGCGGCATCGTCGCTTCGGCGCGGCTGGGCGCCAAGTGCGCCTTTATCACCGTTCTGGGCGATTGTCCCAACGGCAAATTTATGCTGCAGGATTTTAAGGATCACGGCATCGATACCTCCCACATCATCATCGATGAGGGGAAGGAAAGCGCCATCTCCGTTGTGCTGAGCGATGATGCGACCCACAGCCGCACCATCTTCCACTATCCCGGTACGGCCCGCAAGTACACCCCGGCGGACTTTAGCAAAGAGCTGATTGCCTCTGCCAGGATCCTACACATCAGCGATTGCTCGGATGCCTCTTTCCAGGCGGCCAAATGGGCCAAGGAGAGTGGCGTAAAGGTACTGATCGACGCGGATAAGTACACGCCGGAGCTGGATGAGATGATCCACTATATCGATTATTTCATCGCCTCGGAGTTCTATTATGAGTCCAAGTTCCAAGGCCAGGGTAGTTATGAAGAAAATGCCCGCAAACTAAAGGCCGAAGGGCCTGAAGTCGTGCTTTTCACCCTGGGTGAGAAAGGCGTTGTCGGCGTGGACGAGACCGACAGCTATTTTGAGGTGGAAGGTTTCTCGGTCGAGGCGGTGGATACTACCGGTGCTGGCGACGTTTACCACGGCGCGTATGCCTACGCCGCCCTCCAGGAGGATTGGACCACGCCCCAGCGCGCGCGGTTCTGCAACGCGGTTTCCGCCATCAAGTGCACCCGCATGGGCGGCCGTGCGGCTATCCCCACCCGGGAGGTGGCTCTGCGTTTTATTGAGACCGGTGAGATCGACTATTCCGAGATCGACCAACGCGTGGAGCGTTATAGGAGGATCGGCGTGTAA
- a CDS encoding class II fructose-bisphosphate aldolase, whose translation MALEKYSTVLKMAQEGRYCVPAFNTYNYETIAWAIEVAEEEKRPVIVQLYPGYDFYIPLKVMCDAAKELAAHASVPVCVHLDHSATYEIAFAGLAAGFPSVMIDGSSLSFDENVALTAAVSRAAHALGCEVEAELGHVGSGSNLDDFATGGKFTDPDEAVKFIELTNVDALAVSIGNAHGAYAATPNLQLDLLSKINDAVDIPLVLHGGSDIPDEQIKQAITRGIAKVNIATEYFRAMYKGYSASIAAAPDKDSLFEISQMSKDSVKEFLRGKFNLLKADV comes from the coding sequence ATGGCATTGGAGAAGTACAGCACAGTACTTAAGATGGCGCAGGAGGGCCGCTATTGCGTGCCGGCATTTAACACCTATAATTATGAAACCATCGCCTGGGCGATCGAGGTGGCCGAGGAGGAAAAGCGCCCGGTCATCGTGCAGCTTTATCCGGGGTATGATTTTTACATTCCCCTCAAAGTAATGTGCGACGCGGCCAAGGAGCTGGCAGCCCACGCCAGCGTGCCGGTATGCGTTCACTTAGACCACAGCGCCACCTATGAGATCGCCTTTGCGGGCCTTGCGGCCGGCTTCCCCTCTGTCATGATCGATGGCTCTTCGCTGAGCTTTGATGAAAACGTGGCGTTGACCGCCGCGGTCAGCCGCGCGGCGCATGCGCTGGGCTGCGAAGTCGAGGCCGAGCTGGGCCACGTGGGCAGCGGCAGCAATTTGGACGATTTTGCTACCGGCGGTAAGTTTACCGATCCTGATGAGGCCGTCAAGTTCATTGAGCTGACGAATGTAGACGCGCTGGCCGTTTCCATCGGCAACGCCCACGGCGCTTATGCGGCTACCCCCAACCTGCAGCTGGATCTTTTAAGCAAAATCAACGATGCAGTGGATATTCCGCTGGTCCTGCACGGCGGTTCGGATATTCCGGATGAGCAGATCAAACAGGCCATCACCCGTGGCATCGCCAAGGTCAACATCGCCACCGAGTACTTCCGCGCCATGTATAAAGGCTATAGCGCTTCCATTGCGGCGGCTCCGGATAAGGACAGCCTCTTTGAGATCAGCCAGATGTCCAAGGATTCTGTTAAAGAGTTCCTGCGCGGCAAATTCAATCTGTTAAAGGCGGATGTGTAA
- a CDS encoding glycoside hydrolase family 5 protein, translating to MLKAQGKDFVDHGQKIVLTGFNFCGWMQMENFQIGFPGVEQQFRGYLAQYAGRDKAEHFFDRFLTQYVQEADIAFIKAMGCNHVRLNINYRHFESDQAPMQFKAEGFRHLDRVLELLAKYGMYGILEIHGAQGYQNPDWHSDNATNKVGLFQNQFYQQRLIALWRFIAEHYKDNAAVGGYEIMNEPWAEADEIDTLVDICKQATAAIRQVDKEHIVFIEANLFGKTYEGFPEPWDDNMACSVHQYPYPSLNMFCYPALNEGGSVFYNKDYIAYEMDIRDGYGKKYNLPVWMSEFGIVHNDDFREDKLRLLEDQLAVMDERGHSWALCCYKDVGNMGVVRLDPNSAWMQFVKESNALKLKYHTDFDPLASGSWEMMDVVKHLFRADFTPGSGEVEARLHRHLAVFFGEELCMRLCKRLAQLSLDELDTLMDSFKFENCLVREDWKAILTAHTK from the coding sequence ATGTTAAAAGCACAGGGCAAGGATTTTGTAGATCATGGACAGAAGATCGTTCTAACGGGCTTCAACTTTTGCGGCTGGATGCAGATGGAAAACTTTCAGATCGGCTTTCCGGGCGTTGAACAGCAGTTTAGAGGCTATCTGGCCCAATATGCGGGCCGCGATAAGGCCGAGCATTTTTTTGACCGGTTTTTGACCCAATATGTACAGGAGGCGGATATCGCCTTTATCAAGGCCATGGGCTGCAACCATGTTCGCCTGAACATCAACTACCGCCATTTTGAATCGGACCAGGCGCCCATGCAGTTCAAGGCGGAGGGGTTCCGGCATCTGGACCGGGTGCTGGAGCTGCTGGCGAAATACGGCATGTACGGCATATTGGAGATCCACGGCGCGCAGGGCTACCAGAACCCCGACTGGCACAGCGATAACGCCACCAATAAAGTTGGACTGTTTCAAAACCAGTTCTATCAGCAGCGGCTGATCGCCCTGTGGCGCTTTATCGCCGAGCATTATAAGGATAACGCGGCGGTGGGTGGCTATGAAATCATGAACGAGCCCTGGGCCGAAGCGGATGAGATTGACACGCTGGTAGATATCTGCAAGCAGGCGACGGCGGCTATCCGCCAGGTGGATAAGGAGCACATCGTTTTCATTGAGGCGAACTTATTCGGCAAGACTTATGAAGGCTTCCCAGAGCCTTGGGACGACAATATGGCCTGCTCGGTACACCAGTATCCATATCCGTCGCTAAATATGTTCTGCTATCCGGCGCTGAATGAGGGGGGCAGCGTATTCTATAATAAGGACTATATTGCCTACGAGATGGATATCCGCGATGGATACGGAAAAAAGTACAACCTGCCGGTATGGATGAGCGAGTTTGGCATCGTACATAACGATGATTTCCGTGAGGATAAGCTGCGCCTGCTGGAGGACCAGCTGGCGGTGATGGATGAGCGAGGGCACAGCTGGGCGCTGTGCTGCTATAAGGACGTTGGGAACATGGGCGTGGTGCGGCTGGATCCGAACAGCGCCTGGATGCAGTTCGTGAAGGAAAGCAATGCCTTGAAGCTGAAATACCATACGGATTTTGATCCCCTCGCCAGCGGAAGCTGGGAGATGATGGATGTGGTCAAACATCTGTTCCGCGCGGACTTTACCCCGGGCAGCGGCGAGGTCGAGGCGCGGCTGCACCGGCACCTGGCGGTGTTTTTCGGAGAGGAGCTGTGCATGCGGCTATGCAAGCGCCTGGCGCAGCTGAGCCTAGACGAGCTGGATACCCTGATGGACAGCTTCAAGTTTGAAAACTGCCTGGTCCGTGAGGATTGGAAAGCAATTCTGACCGCGCATACAAAATAG
- a CDS encoding EamA family transporter produces MALHYLWLFIAVICFSVQLTAVKEYNHRFSKGKATLFQFQALHLYVASGLTLIVCLAGGGFGPLLPATLWYGLLFGAVFIWFFFFYTMAIDTGPMSFTTLCNSSANIFPVLIGLLFWGETLSPLQYCGIALVLVMFYLGSGIGTNTGENRKASGRWLIYVALMMACSGTLMTLTKLHPMLTGGLQVPEFYTIGLGTAATIALILSLIFHKGKGEAVNRLGPRLVGTCAIAGVGTCAGNQLMGLVASQGVNASIMFPFVNGAQVVFITLISTLVYRERLTRRTLIALGIGIVALVLISV; encoded by the coding sequence ATGGCGCTACACTATCTATGGCTGTTTATCGCCGTCATCTGCTTTAGCGTACAGCTTACGGCAGTTAAAGAGTATAACCATCGTTTCAGCAAGGGCAAGGCGACGCTTTTTCAGTTTCAGGCGCTCCATCTTTATGTCGCCAGCGGCCTGACGCTGATCGTCTGCCTGGCGGGCGGCGGCTTTGGGCCGCTGCTGCCGGCAACGCTGTGGTACGGGCTGCTTTTTGGCGCGGTATTTATCTGGTTTTTCTTCTTTTATACGATGGCGATCGACACAGGCCCCATGTCCTTTACCACGCTGTGCAATTCATCCGCCAATATCTTTCCGGTGCTGATCGGGCTGCTGTTTTGGGGGGAGACCTTAAGCCCGCTGCAATACTGCGGCATCGCCCTGGTGCTGGTCATGTTTTACCTGGGCAGCGGCATCGGGACCAATACGGGGGAGAACCGCAAAGCCAGCGGCAGGTGGCTGATTTATGTGGCGCTGATGATGGCCTGCAGCGGAACGCTGATGACCCTGACCAAGCTGCATCCCATGCTGACCGGCGGATTGCAGGTGCCGGAATTTTATACCATCGGCCTGGGTACAGCTGCGACGATTGCCCTGATTTTATCGCTCATCTTCCACAAGGGAAAAGGGGAAGCGGTCAATCGTCTGGGCCCGCGCCTGGTGGGGACCTGTGCCATCGCAGGGGTGGGGACCTGTGCGGGCAACCAGCTCATGGGCCTGGTCGCCTCGCAGGGGGTCAACGCGTCGATCATGTTTCCCTTTGTCAACGGGGCGCAGGTGGTATTCATTACCCTGATCTCGACGCTGGTCTACCGCGAGCGGCTGACGCGCAGGACCCTGATCGCCCTGGGGATCGGCATCGTAGCGCTGGTACTGATCTCGGTTTAG
- a CDS encoding GH1 family beta-glucosidase — translation MGFQNDFVWGAATSSYQIEGAAYQADKGLNIWDIFCKQPGRVFGGHTGEVACDHYHLFRQDVALMKEMGIKAYRFSINWARLIPQGTGKVSADGLRFYNELIDCLLENGIEPYLTLYHWELPLALHQQGGWMNPQSPKWFGEYAGVIAAHFSDRVRYYFTFNEPQVFVGHGCANGIHAPGLKMSPWDTFAMAHNVLKAHGMAVRALRDKARGEVKIGYAPTASLHYPASESAADIEAARQACFALPDVEEWTWNVPWWSDPVILGHYPEEGLRKYHPYLPQITPEDMALIHQKLDFFGQNIYNGSEVRMGEDGKPQFVPRYAGFPKTALDWPITPEALYWGPKFLCERYSLPLYITENGLSCHDVVSLDGQVHDPNRIDFLARYLGALKRAVQDGVPVKGYFHWSLLDNFEWHSGYAERFGMVYVDYRTQQRIIKDSGYWYKKIIEENGASL, via the coding sequence ATGGGTTTTCAAAATGATTTTGTCTGGGGCGCGGCCACCTCGTCGTATCAGATCGAGGGCGCGGCCTACCAGGCCGATAAAGGCTTAAATATCTGGGATATCTTTTGCAAACAGCCCGGCCGGGTCTTTGGCGGGCACACCGGCGAGGTCGCCTGCGACCACTACCATCTCTTCCGCCAGGATGTGGCGCTGATGAAAGAAATGGGCATCAAGGCCTATCGGTTTTCCATCAATTGGGCCCGTTTGATCCCGCAGGGGACGGGCAAAGTCAGCGCCGACGGGCTGCGGTTTTACAACGAGCTGATCGATTGCCTGTTGGAAAACGGTATCGAACCCTACCTGACCCTTTATCACTGGGAGCTGCCCCTGGCGCTGCACCAGCAGGGCGGCTGGATGAACCCGCAAAGCCCCAAATGGTTTGGCGAATACGCCGGCGTTATCGCAGCGCATTTTTCCGACCGGGTGCGGTATTATTTCACCTTTAACGAGCCGCAGGTCTTTGTTGGTCACGGCTGCGCCAACGGCATCCATGCCCCGGGGCTGAAAATGTCCCCCTGGGATACCTTTGCCATGGCTCATAACGTCTTAAAGGCCCATGGCATGGCCGTGCGCGCCCTGCGGGACAAAGCCCGTGGCGAGGTCAAAATCGGCTACGCGCCCACCGCCTCCCTGCACTATCCTGCCAGTGAGAGCGCTGCAGATATTGAGGCGGCGCGCCAGGCGTGTTTTGCCTTGCCTGATGTAGAAGAATGGACTTGGAACGTGCCCTGGTGGAGCGATCCGGTGATTCTGGGCCATTATCCCGAGGAGGGCCTGCGCAAATATCATCCCTATCTGCCGCAGATCACCCCGGAGGACATGGCGCTGATCCACCAGAAACTGGACTTCTTCGGGCAGAATATTTATAATGGCTCGGAAGTGCGCATGGGCGAGGACGGCAAACCCCAATTCGTTCCGCGCTACGCGGGCTTCCCTAAAACGGCGCTGGATTGGCCCATTACCCCGGAAGCGCTTTATTGGGGCCCCAAATTCCTGTGCGAGCGGTATTCGCTGCCCCTGTACATCACCGAAAACGGCCTCTCCTGCCACGACGTGGTCTCGCTGGATGGGCAGGTGCACGACCCCAACAGGATCGACTTTTTAGCGCGTTACCTGGGGGCCTTAAAGCGCGCGGTGCAAGATGGTGTGCCGGTAAAGGGTTACTTCCACTGGTCTTTGCTGGATAATTTTGAATGGCACAGCGGCTATGCTGAGCGCTTTGGCATGGTCTATGTGGATTACCGCACTCAGCAGCGCATCATCAAGGATTCTGGCTACTGGTATAAAAAGATCATCGAAGAAAACGGCGCCTCCTTATAG
- a CDS encoding alpha/beta hydrolase fold domain-containing protein, with translation MIYNLKPEVKRPALLTTTEITYAYAPTYGGITCQPLKMSIVRPASSAGERLPVLLWVQGGAWKESDRNLRLAELGAFAYRGYLVASIEYRVSSLATFPAQIQDVKAAIRFLRAHADAFGIDGERIGLKGDSAGGHLVALAGTSGDEPAFKTGQWADQSDRVQAVVDLYGPSDLPQMGEVPGFEDHHDPASPESLVLGGPVREMAGAARIANPITYISEDTPPFMILHGTADPVVPISQSELLYDALVAKGVEADFYRIEGAGHATVEFNQQEIFDLIGEFLDKHLK, from the coding sequence GTGATCTACAATTTGAAGCCGGAGGTCAAACGTCCGGCACTGTTGACGACGACCGAAATCACCTATGCCTATGCGCCGACTTACGGCGGCATCACCTGCCAGCCGCTTAAGATGAGCATTGTGCGCCCGGCCAGTTCCGCCGGGGAAAGGCTGCCGGTATTGCTATGGGTTCAGGGCGGCGCCTGGAAGGAGAGCGACCGTAATTTAAGGCTGGCAGAGTTGGGTGCCTTTGCGTACCGGGGGTATCTGGTAGCCAGTATCGAGTACCGCGTCAGCAGTCTGGCCACCTTTCCGGCGCAAATTCAAGATGTGAAGGCGGCTATCCGCTTTTTGCGCGCCCATGCGGACGCCTTTGGGATCGATGGGGAACGTATCGGCCTGAAAGGGGATTCGGCCGGCGGCCACCTGGTAGCGCTGGCCGGTACCAGCGGGGATGAGCCCGCGTTTAAAACCGGGCAGTGGGCGGATCAATCCGACCGGGTGCAGGCTGTTGTAGACCTTTACGGCCCTTCTGACCTGCCGCAGATGGGCGAGGTGCCCGGCTTTGAGGATCATCACGATCCGGCCTCGCCGGAATCGCTGGTACTGGGCGGGCCGGTACGGGAAATGGCGGGCGCCGCACGCATCGCAAACCCCATCACCTATATTTCAGAGGATACGCCGCCCTTTATGATCCTGCACGGCACGGCAGACCCGGTGGTGCCCATCAGCCAGAGCGAGTTGCTTTACGACGCGCTGGTGGCCAAGGGTGTGGAGGCGGATTTTTACCGCATTGAGGGCGCGGGGCACGCCACAGTAGAGTTTAACCAACAGGAAATATTTGATTTGATCGGGGAGTTCTTGGATAAACACTTAAAGTAG
- a CDS encoding DUF368 domain-containing protein, which yields MHQFKKKWQWLLFFLQGILIGTGAILPGISGGVLCVAFGIYEPMMAFLVHPLRTFRRSYKMFIALIAGGLVGFMLLAKVVEGFLSASLLIAMMLFAGLIGGTVPGLIKKSVASGPDKGWTGFTITLIASFLFFRLLDTGMQGNAITPNWAWFLFCGAVWGLSMVIPGLSSSSILLFMGLYQPMAEGIGNLDFSVLIPLVIGFAATIVLASRGVDQLLKHHYTGLSRVILGFVLSSVLMILPSSFTNVLDLALGAAVFAAGFLLALWMDNVKFKQAPEEK from the coding sequence ATGCATCAATTTAAAAAGAAGTGGCAATGGCTCCTGTTCTTTTTACAGGGCATTCTCATCGGAACCGGCGCCATTTTACCAGGCATCAGCGGCGGCGTGCTTTGTGTGGCCTTTGGGATCTATGAACCGATGATGGCCTTTCTGGTACATCCGCTGCGCACCTTTAGGCGAAGCTACAAAATGTTTATCGCGCTGATCGCCGGCGGTTTAGTTGGTTTTATGCTTTTAGCCAAGGTAGTCGAGGGTTTTCTTAGCGCCTCCCTGCTCATAGCGATGATGCTCTTTGCAGGGCTGATCGGCGGCACGGTGCCCGGCCTCATCAAAAAATCCGTCGCCAGCGGGCCGGATAAGGGGTGGACAGGATTCACCATCACCCTGATCGCTTCCTTTCTCTTTTTTCGACTGCTCGATACCGGCATGCAAGGCAACGCCATAACGCCTAACTGGGCCTGGTTCCTGTTTTGCGGGGCGGTCTGGGGGCTGAGCATGGTGATCCCGGGGTTAAGTTCTTCTTCCATCCTCCTTTTTATGGGATTATACCAGCCCATGGCGGAGGGAATCGGCAATCTGGACTTTAGCGTACTCATTCCTCTGGTCATCGGTTTTGCGGCCACCATCGTCCTTGCCTCAAGGGGGGTAGATCAGCTGCTAAAGCACCATTACACAGGACTTTCACGGGTCATCCTGGGGTTTGTACTCTCCTCGGTGCTGATGATTTTGCCTTCTTCCTTTACCAACGTCCTGGATTTAGCGCTTGGCGCCGCCGTCTTTGCGGCAGGATTTCTGCTGGCGTTGTGGATGGACAACGTCAAATTTAAACAAGCGCCCGAGGAAAAATAA
- a CDS encoding LacI family DNA-binding transcriptional regulator — MTINDIARLAGTSKSTVSRVLNHDPHVSDETRRRVMDAVRRNHYQPNSIARGLVQGATRLVALIISDIRNPYYSEVTWYIEKELEQQGYHMFLGCSGEDPEKERNFIDLAAQYNFAGAIVISPTNEAYLLQSAPALGCPVILLNRYIDDFAGDMLTTDNFHGGSLAAHHLLALGHRRVAVFSGDKNTTTHRDRRAGFVHALSLGGVALPEAFSFTTRSLDMDSGHTLGSHLLSLGSAAPTAIFCTTDLMAIGLLQAYRNAGKSIPENLSIIGFDDIPYAGLAGIGLTTIAQPYEQIGKLAVQMLLERINSPARPQRREILDCQLISRASTGPCG; from the coding sequence CAAAGTCCACAGTATCCCGCGTGCTCAACCACGATCCACACGTCAGCGATGAGACCCGCCGGCGCGTGATGGATGCGGTGCGCCGCAACCATTATCAGCCTAACTCCATCGCCAGAGGACTGGTACAAGGGGCTACCCGCCTGGTGGCGCTGATCATCTCCGACATCCGCAACCCCTATTACTCGGAGGTTACTTGGTATATTGAAAAAGAGCTTGAGCAGCAGGGTTACCACATGTTTTTAGGGTGCAGCGGCGAGGACCCCGAAAAAGAGCGCAACTTTATCGACCTGGCAGCGCAATATAATTTCGCCGGGGCCATCGTGATCTCCCCCACCAACGAGGCCTATCTGCTGCAAAGCGCCCCTGCGCTGGGCTGCCCGGTGATCCTTCTCAACCGCTATATCGACGATTTCGCGGGCGATATGCTCACGACGGATAACTTTCACGGTGGGAGCCTGGCAGCCCACCATCTTTTGGCGCTGGGGCACCGCAGGGTTGCAGTTTTTTCCGGCGATAAAAATACCACCACGCACCGCGACCGGCGTGCAGGCTTTGTTCACGCGCTCTCTTTGGGCGGCGTTGCCCTGCCGGAGGCCTTTAGTTTTACGACCCGGAGTCTGGATATGGATAGCGGGCACACGCTGGGCAGCCATTTGCTATCGTTGGGGAGCGCTGCGCCCACCGCCATCTTCTGTACGACTGATCTAATGGCCATTGGGCTTTTGCAGGCCTATCGAAACGCTGGAAAATCCATCCCTGAGAATCTGAGCATCATCGGCTTTGACGATATCCCCTACGCCGGCCTTGCCGGTATAGGGCTGACCACCATCGCCCAGCCCTATGAACAGATCGGCAAGCTGGCTGTACAGATGCTGCTTGAGCGCATCAACAGCCCTGCCCGCCCCCAAAGGCGCGAGATTCTGGATTGCCAGCTGATCTCTCGCGCATCGACCGGGCCTTGCGGATAA